The Lactuca sativa cultivar Salinas chromosome 2, Lsat_Salinas_v11, whole genome shotgun sequence genome includes the window TGAATTTCAAACGACGATTGAGGATAAGAAtttgggcgcgtgaatttgaacggtCTCTATACCCACACGTGCTAACGTTTATCTGGGAGTACCCAACCTGTCACGTCGCGCTTTTCCAGGCGATGTTTTAGTGATCACGTCATTATCGTCATCTACATTCTCTCTCCTAGCAACGATATATAAAGAGATTTTCCTTTGTTTGTCTTTTACCAGCAACAAATTCTCTCAATATTACAACGCAAGTTCCAACTATTTATCTTCCTTCTTCGTTCAACAGTGGCGACTTCTTCATCCTTTCACGATTAGACTGATTCGTCTACATTGCTTTCAATCAAGCCAAATCAAAATATGATCATCGAACTTAACCCATTTTTGCATGATTCGTATATGCTTCAGTTTGGTGAGTGTTTGAAGTATTCTCCACTAGTTGTAGCCCTAACTCAAGTTGAAGCCGTTCCAATGTCACTCTTATCATAGGTCTACTCCACGGCCTCATATGGCAAGAACAAAGAACATATtttctttcaaattcataacAAGAAGGCTTCTATTTCAAAGGGGAGATTTTGCTCGTTGATGAATCTTATTGTTGATTCCTCAGTAATCTCACCAGACTTTGTCACAACTACACAACTGTTCTCAATGCTTTACGAGATGGGATATACAGATGTGCTCACCACAGTCACAAAAGTTAAAAAGTCTTGTTTAACTTCTCAATGGAATGGTTTGTTAACTCTTCTCATCAAGAGTTTGGCAGAAAGGAGTGGTGGATCAGATGGCACTAGCAAGGGTTTTCTTACCCTTTTATACGgtctctacaatggcatcaaccttGATTATGGGACGATTATATGGTCTCAAGTGGTGCAGAGTCTCAATATATCTACGAGGCATTCAGATATATCATGTGGGCACTTCTGGACGCTTATTACAAGAAGGGCGATTAACACTTTGGACATTCCTGTGATGAAGGATGTCCTAGTCGCGTCCGTTGCTATGTTTCACACAAAGAAGATCATCATCTCTAATCCAACAAAGTTCCATCACAACGGCTCCATTCCTGAATCCATGTATCGTTGTGTCTCAGCAGAAAGTCATGTTATGGCGGAATACAGAACACTTCCTCCTAAGGGACCGAGAGTCCTTACTCCAGAACAGCAGGCTGCCCTGGAAGCTGTAGACAAGCCTAGCAACCGAGGGAAACGCACTACCACAAAGGAGTCCACAGAAGAGGATAAGACTAAAGCTTCTAACATGAAAATGAAAGTCTGATAAAGGAGATTCTTCCAAGCCCAAGAAGCTTAAGAAAATGGCAAGAAGATCCAAGAGTCCCACTCCTCCTAGCTCAGAAAATGACAAGGAAGATGAAGAAGCAGAGGGTCATCATGAATCATCAAGAGGCAATACACCTACCAGATCCCCAACTCCAACCAAACCCATTCATGACAAAATTCCTACCCCACCTCCATCACCGAAACAAACAATTTCAGTATCGGTTCCTATCGCTCCTCCACCCACTACTTCACAACCAACGACTTCTTTACTACCACCTCCACCAGTTACTTATATTCCAATTTCTACATCTCCATTACCACCTCCTATAATTTCACAATCAACTACCACTACTTTTCCTGACCCAACAGTGggagtcaacgtatctgatacgggggcaactACTACAACCAAAACTCCAATCATCACTAAACCTCTTTCACCTATCAACTCAACCGATTCTGGTGCCACTCTCGGTGGAGAGAATGATGAGTATGACTCTACATACTTCAGTCCATATCAGCTTCCATCTGATGAAGACAATGATGCTCCTGTCAACAACCAACATTTATAGAGCATTCCTGAAAAGCTAGATCGTTTGCTTGAAGACAGCAAGGCTTATAGTGGTGTGGTTCTTAAAGCTTTCCTGGAGACTGCCATAGAACAATACACAACGTCAATTGAAAAATCTACTAAAGCTATCGATGAGTCTACCTCTTCTTGTAAAAAGGCAACTAATGATGTTACTgaggttgttcatacaactcaaatTTTTCTTGAATCATTGAAAATTCATGCTGATACAAGTGCAGCGAAAGTACAAGCCTCTGTCGATTCATTTTCTAAGTCCCTTCAAGAAGAAAGCACCAAGTTTGAAGTTGTGCGTTCATCTATCCAAACCGAGAACACTTCCTTTTTAAGTTTAGTGAATTCTCGTTTTGCCTCTCTTCACGCTTACCTGGCAACCGAAAGTGCTCTGATGGCAGATCTTGCCAAACAAGCATCTATTATTGAAGTCCAGAAGGTGTAGCTAGCCCAAGCAGAAAAAGAAATCCCTTTATTAAAGACAAAACGGGCTGTATTTCGAAGTTGTGCAGGAGATGTAAAGAACATGCTGACCAATCTCCTTGGTCCTCATGATCCCATTCTAACTCTCACCATCTGAAATCATCTTACCACCAAACTGCTTCCTGCCCTTACAATGCTTCATGAAATGAAGGGTGTTTCTGAGAGGTTCAaccctccgaaacaagggggagaaggtgcTCGTGTTGATCAACCGAGAGTGACTGTTAAAAAAGAAACAGAAACTATACACCCAGAAGTCAAGGTCACAACCAAactgaaggataatgtagcttcaggtTCTGGTCCAAATGAAAAGCAAAAGGATATTGCTGATGATATTGATAGTGATGTTGGTGAAACAATTGCTGAGGCTCTCCAAAGAAAGAAGAGAGACCGAGAGTTGAATGaaaatttgaaagttgcgaaGGAAGCAAAGGagagggaaaggagaaacaaggaagaagaagaagccttCAACTGTAAAAAGGCCTTGTTTCCTTTATGGGCAAAAGAAGCACTTATCAATCAAGCTATAGAGTTTCCATCAGTTTATTGGTTGGAACCTGTTGCTTCGTTTGACTGTGATAATTCAAAGGACTCGTAGTTTGACATGCCAATTACAAGGAAGACGTTCACATTCCTTTGTTTTGATTCAACTGCTGAGGTTCCTTTTCCTCATCCGAAGGTTGACCGAGAGCTGATTGACTTCTATCTAAAGTATGGCCAACTGCAGTACCTAACATGGAGTGCTCAGAATATTGTGACTGTTAAGGTGCTCAAACCTTTACCTATTGGGAGATTTATCAATGTCAATTTCAAGATCACTCGTGGAACAACAAACACAGTGTCGACTATCTCTCTAGCAGACCTTCCTAAtctcaatcctcatgattggattttgctatacaacattctgctcACTAATCTGATGGAATATGAGCCGATTCTGGAACACTTAAAGAGAATGTTGGCCTCCTACATATATGAAGTAGCAACTATTGATCAGGACATAGCAAAGGCTATGAACAAGAAGCCAACTGTCAAACCTACACCAAAGCCAGGGGATGTGAACAAGATGAAGATGGGCCAAATAGATTCAACACATCTAACTGTGATGTTTACTAAAGGTGAAGCTCACAGATTTTTGTTTGCTCTGGTAGATAAGCACTTATTTTCTACTGACTGCTTGGAGCacatcatcaacataatacatcggtgcaagcagaattcagagGCTAACAAGAAGAATTTTACAAACATGCTTCAGTGGTACATTACATTTCG containing:
- the LOC128132297 gene encoding leucine-rich repeat extensin-like protein 2, with product MARRSKSPTPPSSENDKEDEEAEGHHESSRGNTPTRSPTPTKPIHDKIPTPPPSPKQTISVSVPIAPPPTTSQPTTSLLPPPPVTYIPISTSPLPPPIISQSTTTTFPDPTVGVNVSDTGATTTTKTPIITKPLSPINSTDSGATLGGENDEYDSTYFSPYQLPSDEDNDAPVNNQHL